In one window of Scyliorhinus canicula chromosome 17, sScyCan1.1, whole genome shotgun sequence DNA:
- the uprt gene encoding uracil phosphoribosyltransferase homolog — protein MEADLPIASTMPCQNAQQQQQLSKCEQSHSLPKQVRFAGGGEPAQPEAAQLKLLPMNDQIRELQTIIRDKTTSRGDFVFCADRLIRLVVEEGLNQLPYTECTVTTPTGHKYDGVKFEKGNCGVSIMRSGEAMEQGLRDCCRSIRIGKILIQSDEETQKAKVYYAKFPPDIYRRKVLLMYPILSTGNTVIEAVKVLIEHGVQPNHIILLSLFSTPHGAKSIIEEFPEITILATEVHPVAPTHFGQKYFGTD, from the exons ATGGAAGCTGACTTGCCCATTGCCAGCACCATGCCTTGCCAGAAcgcccagcagcagcagcagctcagCAAGTGCGAGCAGAGCCACTCGCTGCCCAAACAAGTGAGGTTCGCGGGCGGCGGGGAGCCCGCCCAGCCCGAGGCAGCGCAGCTCAAGCTGCTGCCCATGAACGACCAGATCCGAGAGCTGCAGACCATCATCAGGGACAA AACAACAAGCAGAGGGGACTTCGTGTTTTGTGCTGATCGCTTA ATCAGACTAGTTGTCGAAGAAGGACTGAACCAGCTACCTTACACTGAATGTACAGTCACCACTCCTACAG GCCATAAGTACGATGGAGTGAAGTTTGAGAAGGGAAACTGTGGTGTTAGTATTATGAGAAGTG GAGAAGCAATGGAGCAAGGTTTGAGAGATTGTTGTCGATCAATACGCATTGGAAAAATCCTCATACAAAGTGACGAAGAGACCCAAAAAGCAAAGGTGTATTATGCAAAATTCCCACCTGACATCTACCGCAGGAAAGTGCTCCTAATGTACCCAATACTGA GTACAGGCAACACTGTTATCGAAGCTGTGAAGGTCCTGATTGAGCATGGAGTGCAGCCAAACCATATAATCTTACTCAGTCTTTTCTCAACTCCACACG GTGCAAAATCTATTATAGAAGAATTTCCTGAGATCACAATTTTAGCAACAGAGGTCCATCCAGTGGCACCCACACACTTTGGACAGAAGTATTTCGGCACGGATTGA